In the genome of Phlebotomus papatasi isolate M1 chromosome 2, Ppap_2.1, whole genome shotgun sequence, one region contains:
- the LOC129804325 gene encoding pentatricopeptide repeat-containing protein 1, mitochondrial: MLQFARRIAQFSAGRYISSPATISQCLHKAPIGSSLGNLRNLPACFHTTFLVRSESERDFVVKQSDPDTFGPPTLSETYEDFEDPGDIAEHERITYKPSRSQQLTTKQYADMIKSHIKNKRIKEAIDVLEVRMIKEDKVKPENYIYNLLIGACGRLGYTKKAFQLYNRMKQRDLKVTGGTYTALFNACATSYWPEDGLNRANHLRDLMLQKGYEPNVTNYNAMIKAYGRCGDLMTAFQLVDEMRSKKLKIDVITMNFLLQSCISDKEFGFRHALLLWHKMRGKKLIPDAFSFNLLLRCVRDCGLGDLETTESVIKQILTESIARNQKLLNNPKLSTEDETQPDSTSTELSIESENPGSVPNLICTAPHLGSLVALGEVKKPEDRLLLLGGIAGFLEEMRICRATPDIKTFTELIEVIPPTTAAEKLLLRFMKQENVQADVDFFNVLIKKRSMRFDYVGAKEVLSMIHAAKLLPDIVTYGVMALGCQTQAEAEELLMVMKNNAIRLNTAILGAMLRQGCAKTNFNYVMYIMDLCEWEQVKPNEQFVKHLLEFEKKCKHWKKRGNPHKDISYFTRDFKLFQKKLENWKAKHGLENKSTEEILRKFREHPYKQFRENQPEGFEEEKNPKLRHEKKLRRELKELRL, encoded by the exons atgtTGCAATTCGCTAGAAGAATTGCTCAATTTTCAGCTGGGAGATACATCTCTAGCCCAGCTACCATTTCCCAGTGCCTCCACAAAGCGCCAATTGGTAGTTCTCTTGGAAACCTAAGAAATCTTCCGGCCTGCTTCCACACGACATTCCTGGTCAGAAGTGAATCCGAAAGGGATTTTGTCGTGAAACAGTCTGATCCAGATACTTTCGGTCCTCCCACACTCTCTGAGACTTACGAGGACTTCGAAGATCCTGGAGATATAGCTGAACACGAGAGAATAACATACAAACCCAGCAGGTCACAGCAACTCACTACAAAGCAGTACGCAGACATGATAAAATCGCACATTAAGAACAAAAGGATCAAGGAAGCTATCGATGTTCTAGAAGTGAGAATGATCAAGGAAGACAAAGTCAAACCAGAGAATTACATCTACAATCTTTTAATTGGGGCATGCGGAAGGCTCGGATACACCAAGAAAGCATTTCAGCTGTACAACAGGATGAAGCAGAGAGATCTAAAGGTAACCGGAGGGACCTACACGGCCTTATTTAATGCCTGTGCAACATCTTATTGGCCAGAAGATGGCCTCAACAGGGCCAATCATCTCAGAGATTTGATGCTGCAGAAAGGATACGAGCCCAATGTTACAAACTACAATGCCATGATCAAGGCTTATGGACGCTGCGGGGATCTCATGACAGCTTTCCAACTCGTGGATGAGATGAGAagtaaaaaactcaaaatcgatGTCATTACCATGAACTTCCTCCTGCAATCTTGCATCTCAGACAAGGAATTTGGCTTCCGGCACGCTCTTCTGCTTTGGCACAAAATGCGCGGTAAAAAACTCATTCCTGATGCATTTTCTTTCAATCTGCTCCTAAGGTGTGTAAGGGATTGTGGCTTGGGAGATCTGGAAACAACTGAAAGTGTCATAAAGCAAATTCTTACTGAATCAATAGCCCGTAACCAGAAATTATTGAACAATCCTAAACTTTCAACAGAAGATGAAACTCAGCCAGATTCAACATCCACAGAACTTTCAATTGAATCAGAAAATCCaggaagtgtaccaaatttaaTCTGCACTGCACCTCATCTTGGCAGTTTAGTGGCTTTGGGAGAGGTCAAAAAACCAGAAGACAGACTTCTCCTTCTCGGCGGAATCGCAGGATTTCTCGAAGAAATGCGCATCTGTAGAGCTACACCAGATATAAAAACCTTCACAGAACTCATTGAAGTAATCCCGCCAACAACAGCTGCTGAGAAACTCCTTCTGAGATTCATGAAACAGGAAAATGTTCAAGCGGATGTTGACTTCTTCAACGTATTAATTAAAAAGCGCAGCATGAGATTCGATTATGTTGGTGCGAAGGAAGTATTGAGCATGATTCATGCAGCTAAGCTTCTACCAGACATTGTTACGTACGGAGTCATGGCTCTGGGATGTCAGACTCAGGCAGAAGCTGAAGAATTGCTAATGGTGATGAAGAACAATGCCATTCGGCTCAATACCGCCATCCTTGGGGCTATGCTGCGTCAAGGATGTGCAAAAACTAATTTCAACTACGTGATGTATATCATGGATTTGTGCGAATGGGAACAGGTGAAGCCCAATGAGCAGTTTGTTAAACATCTCTTggaatttgaaaagaaatgcaAGCACTGGAAGAAACGCGGG aacCCTCACAAGGATATCAGTTACTTCACACGGGATTTTAAATTGTTCCAGAAGAAGCTCGAGAATTGGAAAGCAAAGCATGGCTTAGAAAACAAAAGTACAGAGGAAATCCTTAGGAAATTCAGAGAACATCCTTACAAGCAATTCAGGGAAAATCAACCAGAAGGCTTTGaagaggagaaaaatcccaagtTGAGGCATGAAAAGAAACTCAGACGTGAATTAAAGGAACTTAGATTGtga
- the LOC129804366 gene encoding EKC/KEOPS complex subunit bud32: protein MSCQVIKQGAEGKLYIGEYKGEKCLVKERFQKKYRHPELDAQLTKERIRAEVKAIGKCAGLGIRTPKVFGHDLNDRKIYMEYFEEAETAKDYINRLISSEEDAVEAEKKLEELAMNIGKILGKMHENNLIHGDLTTSNMLMVPREDGQKELVMIDFGLSKGNNNNEAKGVDLYVLERALLSTHSGAPKLFSAIMRAYKEENRKNSESAVAKYEEVRARGRKRTMVG, encoded by the coding sequence atgtcGTGTCAGGTGATAAAACAAGGTGCGGAAGGTAAATTGTACATTGGAGAGTATAAAGGGGAGAAATGTTTGGTGAAAGAACGCTTCCAGAAGAAATACCGGCATCCGGAACTCGATGCACAGCTGACGAAGGAGAGAATCAGAGCTGAAGTAAAAGCGATAGGAAAGTGTGCTGGGCTTGGTATTCGTACTCCAAAGGTCTTTGGGCATGATCTCAATGATCGTAAGATCTATATGGAATACTTCGAAGAGGCTGAAACTGCTAAAGACTATATAAATAGGTTGATTTCTTCAGAAGAAGATGCAGTGGAAGCAGAGAAGAAATTGGAAGAACTTGCTATGAATATTGGGAAGATTCTGGGCAAAATGCACGAGAATAATTTAATACATGGTGATCTCACAACTTCAAATATGCTAATGGTACCGAGGGAGGATGGTCAGAAGGAACTGGTGATGATAGATTTTGGCTTATCTAAAGGGAACAACAACAACGAAGCGAAAGGAGTCGATCTCTATGTTTTAGAGAGGGCTCTTCTAAGCACTCATAGTGGAGCCCCAAAGCTCTTTTCAGCAATTATGAGGGCGTATAAGGAGGAGAATCGAAAGAACTCGGAATCTGCAGTGGCTAAGTATGAAGAAGTCCGGGCCCGGGGAAGAAAAAGAACAATGGTTGGGTGA
- the LOC129801031 gene encoding dehydrogenase/reductase SDR family member 4-like: MQYLPRFAGKVAVLSASTDGIGLALARRLGQEKAKVVVSSRNMDNVNKAVETLKKENIEVIGVKCHISNPEERSNLVQEAVKNFGGIDLLMINAGVSPYIGDLMDCPESAWDKGFDVNVKGPFLLTKEVIPTMRKRGAGSILFMATSLIYKDVPYMGVYTSSKSSLLRLTKQFAMELAKDNIRVNCVAPGPVNTAFLTEIAKTELCQNIVENEIPMKRIGRPEEIAAPAAFLLSDEASYITGETIVIAGGLQSRL; encoded by the exons AtgcaatatcttccaagatttGCTGGAAAAGTTGCTGTTTTATCAGCGTCTACGGATGG AATTGGTCTGGCACTCGCTAGGAGACTAGGGCAAGAGAAGGCTAAAGTTGTTGTGAGTTCTAGAAACATGGATAATGTTAATAAAGCAGTAGAAACTCTCAAGAAAGAGAATATTGAAGTGATCGGAGTAAAGTGTCACATTTCTAATCCCGAAGAGAGATCTAATCTTGTCCAGGAAGCTGTTAAAAATTTTGGCGGGATTGATCTCCTAATGATTAATGCTGGAGTTAGTCCATATATTGGAGATCTTATGGATTGCCCAGAAAGTGCTTGGGATAAAGGTTTCGATGTCAATGTTAAGGGACCCTTCCTCTTGACCAAGGAAGTCATTCCCACAATGAGGAAACGAGGTGCAGGAAGCATTCTTTTCATGGCAACTTCTCTTATTTACAAGGATGTTCCT tATATGGGTGTTTATACTTCTTCGAAATCCAGTTTATTGCGATTAACTAAACAATTTGCAATGGAATTGGCAAAGGATAATATTAGGGTGAATTGTGTAGCTCCAGGACCAGTTAATACTGCTTTTCTAACAGAA ATCGCTAAAACAGAACTTTGCCAGAATATAGTGGAAAATGAGATACCTATGAAAAGGATAGGACGTCCTGAAGAAATTGCAGCACCTGCGGCTTTTCTTCTCTCAGATGAAGCCAGTTACATAACTGGAGAAACAATTGTAATTGCAGGTGGATTGCAGAGCCGTCTTTAG
- the LOC129804359 gene encoding dehydrogenase/reductase SDR family member 4-like: MYHCSRFAGKVAVLSASSEGMGLAIARRLGQEKAKVVVSSRNMDNVNKAVETLKKENIEVVGVKCHISNPEERTNLIQDAVKHFGGIDILMINAGVNPHVGNLVDCPESAWDKAFDVNVKGPFLLAKEIIPLMKKRGGGSMLFMSTVSVYKDAVGLGLYASSKTCLLRLTKHLAMELAQDNIRVNCVAPGPIDTTFISEYSKTEFFKRSIVNDVPMQRVGRTEEVAGTAAFLLSDDASYITGETIPIAGGLQTRL; this comes from the exons ATGTATCATTGTTCAAGATTTGCTGGGAAAGTGGCTGTTTTATCAGCATCTTCGGAAGG gatGGGATTAGCAATCGCAAGGAGATTAGGGCAAGAAAAGGCTAAAGTGGTTGTGAGTTCTAGAAACATGGATAATGTGAATAAAGCAGTAGAAACTCTTAAGAAAGAGAATATCGAAGTGGTTGGAGTAAAGTGCCATATTTCTAATCCTGAAGAGAGGACCAATCTTATTCAGGACGCTGTGAAACACTTTGGAGGAATTGATATTCTTATGATCAATGCTGGAGTCAATCCTCACGTTGGCAATTTGGTTGACTGTCCTGAAAGTGCCTGGGATAAAGCTTTTGATGTTAATGTTAAAGGACCTTTCCTTTTGGCTAAGGAAATAATTCCTTTAATGAAGAAACGAGGTGGAGGTAGTATGCTCTTCATGTCCACTGTATCAGTATACAAGGATGCAGTC GGCCTTGGTCTATATGCTTCTTCTAAGACCTGTTTATTACGCCTAACTAAACATCTTGCAATGGAATTGGCGCAAGATAATATCAGAGTAAATTGTGTGGCTCCAGGACCAATAGATACAACATTTATAAGTGAA TACTCTAAAACAGAGTTCTTCAAACGAAGCATTGTAAATGATGTACCCATGCAGAGAGTGGGTCGCACTGAGGAAGTAGCAGGGACTGCAGCATTCCTTCTATCAGACGATGCCAGCTATATTACTGGAGAAACAATTCCAATTGCAGGAGGATTGCAGACTCGTCTTTAA
- the LOC129801032 gene encoding dehydrogenase/reductase SDR family member 4-like, which yields IQEAVKHFGGIDVLMINAGINPYVGNMSDCPESAWDKAFDVNVKGPFLLTKEVIPLMKKRGGGSMLFMSTVAVYKDAVGLGLYASSKISLLRLTKHLAMELAQDNIRVNCVAPGPIDTTFISEYSKTEFFKRSIVNDVPMQRMGRTEEVAGTAAFLLSDDANYITGETIPIAGGLQTRL from the exons ATTCAGGAAGCCGTAAAACACTTTGGAGGAATTGATGTTCTTATGATCAATGCTGGAATCAATCCTTACGTTGGCAATATGAGTGATTGCCCTGAAAGTGCCTGGGATAAAGCTTTTGATGTTAATGTTAAAGGACCTTTCCTATTGACTAAGGAAGTCATTCCTTTAATGAAGAAACGAGGTGGAGGTAGTATGCTTTTCATGTCTACGGTGGCAGTATACAAGGATGCAGTC GGTCTTGGTCTATATGCTTCTTCTAAGATCTCTTTATTACGCCTAACTAAACATCTGGCAATGGAATTGGCGCAAGATAATATCAGAGTAAATTGTGTGGCTCCAGGACCAATAGATACAACATTTATAAGTGAA TACTCTAAAACAGAGTTCTTCAAACGAAGCATTGTAAATGATGTACCCATGCAGAGAATGGGTCGCACTGAGGAAGTAGCAGGGACTGCAGCATTCCTCCTATCAGATGATGCTAACTATATTACTGGAGAAACAATTCCAATTGCAGGAGGATTACAGACTCGTCTTTaa